Proteins encoded in a region of the Dreissena polymorpha isolate Duluth1 chromosome 6, UMN_Dpol_1.0, whole genome shotgun sequence genome:
- the LOC127836054 gene encoding uncharacterized protein LOC127836054 isoform X2, with translation MEIKNCSTFVVFRLPNVPSCPSAYCFESNLPCETTSTSTTRTTTTTVTHSKAEPYIPSSEYRLTAKPKEYINSNKQSMCYSCEDMSNMELCDKVKKCGDGEICSTYYPSSSNCAECCNTDYCNGRECGDAGLVSRHERGPLCYESNRVRTIGECTSIRPCNKHQSCSIEEFEWLDHTHLIIGCMDLPCSDIRSGLLRSSPRCKTCCDQDFCNTNCTHHQPIGIIG, from the exons ATGGAGATCAAGAACTGCTCCACATTTGTCGTGTTCCGATTACCAAATGTGCCTTCGTGTCCTTCCGCATATTGCTTTG AATCCAATCTACCTTGTGAGACCACGTCCACATCTACCACAAGAACTACCACGACGACTGTGACACATAGTAAGGCAGAGCCTTATATACCCTCTAGTGAATACCGGTTAACAGCAAAGCCGAAAGAATACATTA aCTCCAACAAACAGTCGATGTGCTACAGCTGTGAAGACATGTCTAACATGGAACTGTGTGATAAAGTGAAAAAATGTGGCGATGGGGAG ATTTGTTCGACGTATTATCCAAGCTCAAGTAATTGTGCAGAATGTTGCAATACCGACTATTGCAATGGGCGTGAATGCGGGGATGCAG GTTTAGTCTCAAGACATGAGCGAGGCCCATTGTGCTATGAAAGCAATCGCGTGCGAACAATTGGTGAATGCACGTCAATTAGACCGTGTAATAAACATCAG TCATGCAGTATCGAGGAATTTGAATGGCTGGATCACACACACTTAATAATTGGGTGTATGGATTTACCG TGCAGCGATATTCGGAGCGGTCTGCTACGTTCTTCGCCACGATGCAAAACCTGTTGTGACCAAGACTTTTGTAACACCAATTGCACACACCATCAGCCCATAGGCATAATTG GGTGA
- the LOC127836054 gene encoding uncharacterized protein LOC127836054 isoform X1 encodes MEIKNCSTFVVFRLPNVPSCPSAYCFESNLPCETTSTSTTRTTTTTVTHSKAEPYIPSSEYRLTAKPKEYINSNKQSMCYSCEDMSNMELCDKVKKCGDGEICSTYYPSSSNCAECCNTDYCNGRECGDAGLVSRHERGPLCYESNRVRTIGECTSIRPCNKHQSCSIEEFEWLDHTHLIIGCMDLPCSDIRSGLLRSSPRCKTCCDQDFCNTNCTHHQPIGIIGTI; translated from the exons ATGGAGATCAAGAACTGCTCCACATTTGTCGTGTTCCGATTACCAAATGTGCCTTCGTGTCCTTCCGCATATTGCTTTG AATCCAATCTACCTTGTGAGACCACGTCCACATCTACCACAAGAACTACCACGACGACTGTGACACATAGTAAGGCAGAGCCTTATATACCCTCTAGTGAATACCGGTTAACAGCAAAGCCGAAAGAATACATTA aCTCCAACAAACAGTCGATGTGCTACAGCTGTGAAGACATGTCTAACATGGAACTGTGTGATAAAGTGAAAAAATGTGGCGATGGGGAG ATTTGTTCGACGTATTATCCAAGCTCAAGTAATTGTGCAGAATGTTGCAATACCGACTATTGCAATGGGCGTGAATGCGGGGATGCAG GTTTAGTCTCAAGACATGAGCGAGGCCCATTGTGCTATGAAAGCAATCGCGTGCGAACAATTGGTGAATGCACGTCAATTAGACCGTGTAATAAACATCAG TCATGCAGTATCGAGGAATTTGAATGGCTGGATCACACACACTTAATAATTGGGTGTATGGATTTACCG TGCAGCGATATTCGGAGCGGTCTGCTACGTTCTTCGCCACGATGCAAAACCTGTTGTGACCAAGACTTTTGTAACACCAATTGCACACACCATCAGCCCATAGGCATAATTGGTACCATATAA
- the LOC127836054 gene encoding uncharacterized protein LOC127836054 isoform X4, translating to MEIKNCSTFVVFRLPNVPSCPSAYCFESNLPCETTSTSTTRTTTTTVTHSKAEPYIPSSEYRLTAKPKEYINSNKQSMCYSCEDMSNMELCDKVKKCGDGEICSTYYPSSSNCAECCNTDYCNGRECGDAGLVSRHERGPLCYESNRVRTIGECTSIRPCNKHQCSDIRSGLLRSSPRCKTCCDQDFCNTNCTHHQPIGIIG from the exons ATGGAGATCAAGAACTGCTCCACATTTGTCGTGTTCCGATTACCAAATGTGCCTTCGTGTCCTTCCGCATATTGCTTTG AATCCAATCTACCTTGTGAGACCACGTCCACATCTACCACAAGAACTACCACGACGACTGTGACACATAGTAAGGCAGAGCCTTATATACCCTCTAGTGAATACCGGTTAACAGCAAAGCCGAAAGAATACATTA aCTCCAACAAACAGTCGATGTGCTACAGCTGTGAAGACATGTCTAACATGGAACTGTGTGATAAAGTGAAAAAATGTGGCGATGGGGAG ATTTGTTCGACGTATTATCCAAGCTCAAGTAATTGTGCAGAATGTTGCAATACCGACTATTGCAATGGGCGTGAATGCGGGGATGCAG GTTTAGTCTCAAGACATGAGCGAGGCCCATTGTGCTATGAAAGCAATCGCGTGCGAACAATTGGTGAATGCACGTCAATTAGACCGTGTAATAAACATCAG TGCAGCGATATTCGGAGCGGTCTGCTACGTTCTTCGCCACGATGCAAAACCTGTTGTGACCAAGACTTTTGTAACACCAATTGCACACACCATCAGCCCATAGGCATAATTG GGTGA
- the LOC127836054 gene encoding uncharacterized protein LOC127836054 isoform X3: MEIKNCSTFVVFRLPNVPSCPSAYCFESNLPCETTSTSTTRTTTTTVTHSKAEPYIPSSEYRLTAKPKEYINSNKQSMCYSCEDMSNMELCDKVKKCGDGEICSTYYPSSSNCAECCNTDYCNGRECGDAGLVSRHERGPLCYESNRVRTIGECTSIRPCNKHQCSDIRSGLLRSSPRCKTCCDQDFCNTNCTHHQPIGIIGTI; this comes from the exons ATGGAGATCAAGAACTGCTCCACATTTGTCGTGTTCCGATTACCAAATGTGCCTTCGTGTCCTTCCGCATATTGCTTTG AATCCAATCTACCTTGTGAGACCACGTCCACATCTACCACAAGAACTACCACGACGACTGTGACACATAGTAAGGCAGAGCCTTATATACCCTCTAGTGAATACCGGTTAACAGCAAAGCCGAAAGAATACATTA aCTCCAACAAACAGTCGATGTGCTACAGCTGTGAAGACATGTCTAACATGGAACTGTGTGATAAAGTGAAAAAATGTGGCGATGGGGAG ATTTGTTCGACGTATTATCCAAGCTCAAGTAATTGTGCAGAATGTTGCAATACCGACTATTGCAATGGGCGTGAATGCGGGGATGCAG GTTTAGTCTCAAGACATGAGCGAGGCCCATTGTGCTATGAAAGCAATCGCGTGCGAACAATTGGTGAATGCACGTCAATTAGACCGTGTAATAAACATCAG TGCAGCGATATTCGGAGCGGTCTGCTACGTTCTTCGCCACGATGCAAAACCTGTTGTGACCAAGACTTTTGTAACACCAATTGCACACACCATCAGCCCATAGGCATAATTGGTACCATATAA
- the LOC127836298 gene encoding uncharacterized protein LOC127836298 — MSNMRRWQAQLCALATLLVLRSHWQVSGGNICDTSNRTDPAFSPNLNMAEYVRYGMSKALVCCASGFHAIQWHILNASEVWLPYPPETWGTDTPKTEEDGQVLRIYHAMDFQNTKFRCDLVVSNGSVMLSHIISLHVSHCSTRASGPLLIEPFPQNQTILDYGGNISFYCTGDFGCYNNNDVQIVMWSVDTIDIDKIASSVSDRYHLVTNESDDKTTIGVTLTIVKVEPMDTTRSFICTIMNDQFINGQTSRMVWITKTERSDPPTMMIVMAVSSVVGIFVAAFLLGFCIYKCYGPQVKLLVYVHCPCCHRKAMDEDKYEYHVFLYHSDDDGEKAEYIRQNLKERNYYVFISADITPGTETINTTSALFEKSAAVHFLYTENLLHDNWALRFLINLIEDGKDILCLEIDEFKPQKVIEAIKGAQCENEANHFEISTDGVNIDDKKVDRNERVSNIKDIGYWKRLPKIKVPTENDSRRKQENFWSFLQNMLPKPRLESPDKIEQIQRGIHAHERISSASSSLLENELSTHMCYIGPQPEFSPKSDSVFEYPLENANNASMNNEWNAETYIENNCLPLNSQPAKLYEMVLGQVNGYVADNDVTMVNGSQNALEMGIGQSTSASYNRKHAHGTETVRFINQNVGKHDNSFHGAIPHDDLIHPVAFTCIMFTGTESPSFNMRMPSPSDCNDDLCRSNSYAYSSVGDNSTSISGQSDIGYKQSHTSSSFGATSSSLGTTQSALTTSSSLNGSSSDVSYFTDSGVIKHGEAKHDINSFVQNAQGLNNALKLSLKPTGYTHNISNKVVSPESGYSSDSTNPTFISIPE; from the exons ATGTCAAACATGAGGCGATGGCAGGCACAGTTATGCGCTCTTGCCACCCTGTTGGTACTACGGTCACACTGGCAAGTGTCTGGTGGTAACATCTGCGACACTTCAAACAGAACAG ATCCAGCGTTCTCCCCAAACTTGAATATGGCTGAGTACGTTCGCTACGGGATGTCCAAGGCCTTGGTTTGCTGCGCCAGTGGGTTTCACGCCATTCAGTGGCATATTCTAAACGCGAGCGAGGTCTGGTTACCCTATCCCCCTGAAACATGGGGCACTGACACTCCCAAAACAGAAGAGGATGGTCAG GTGCTGAGGATATATCACGCCATGGATTTCCAAAACACAAAATTCCGGTGTGACTTGGTTGTGTCAAATGGATCAGTGATGTTGAGTCACATTATATCGCTGCATGTCTCTC ATTGTTCAACACGGGCGAGTGGGCCATTGCTAATTGAGCCTTTTCCACAAAATCAAACGATACTCGACTATGGCGGGAATATAAGCTTTTATTGCACGGGCGATTTTGGGTGTTACAACAATAATGACGTGCAAATTGTAATGTGGTCAGTGGACACTATTGACATTGACAAAATTGCTTCAAGTGTCAGCGACAGATACCATCTTGTTACCAATGAAAG CGACGATAAGACGACGATTGGAGTAACTCTGACCATAGTGAAAGTGGAGCCAATGGATACCACCAGATCTTTCATATGCACTATCATGAATGACCAATTTATTAATGGTCAGACAAGCAGGATGGTGTGGATAACAAAGACAG AAAGATCAGATCCACCAACAATGATGATAGTGATGGCGGTTTCCTCAGTTGTGGGAATATTCGTGGCCGCATTCCTGCTAGGCTTTTGTATTTACAAGTGCTACGGGCCCCAGGTGAAGCTGCTTGTCTACGTGCATTGCCCCTGCTGTCATCGCAAGGCTATGGATG AGGACAAGTATGAGTACCACGTATTCCTTTATCACTCTGATGATGACGGTGAAAAGGCGGAATACATCAGGCAGAACCTCAAGGAGCGAAACTATTATGTGTTCATATCTGCTGATATTACACCAGGAACAG AGACCATTAACACGACATCAGCATTGTTTGAGAAGAGCGCAGCAGTGCATTTTCTGTATACGGAAAACCTgcttcatgataattgggcactGAGATTCCTAATCAACTTGATTGAGGATGGGAAAGATATTCTCTGCCTGGAAATAGATGAATTCAAACCGCAGAAAGTTATCGAAGCTATCAAGGGTGCGCAATGTGAGAATGAGGCTAACCACTTTGAGATCAGTACTGATGGCGTCAATATCGATGATAAAAAAGTTGATAGAAATGAGAGAGTGTCGAACATTAAAGATATTGGGTACTGGAAGCGTCTCCCGAAAATTAAAGTTCCAACTGAAAATGATTCGAGGAGAAAACAAGAGAATTTCTGGTCCTTTCTTCAGAACATGCTCCCCAAGCCGAGACTTGAAAGTCcggacaaaattgaacaaatccAAAGAGGGATACACGCCCATGAACGAATTTCATCAGCGAGTAGCTCTCTACTTGAAAACGAGCTTTCTACTCATATGTGTTATATAGGTCCTCAACCAGAATTTAGTCCGAAGTCAGATAGTGTGTTTGAATATCCGCTGGAGAATGCTAACAATGCGAGTATGAATAATGAATGGAACGCAGAAACGTACATTGAAAACAATTGCCTGCCACTGAATTCGCAACCAGCGAAGTTATATGAAATGGTCCTAGGACAGGTCAATGGTTATGTTGCTGACAATGATGTAACGATGGTCAATGGGTCCCAAAATGCACTAGAAATGGGAATTGGACAAAGTACTAGTGCATCTTATAACCGAAAACATGCACATGGTACTGAAACTGTGCgctttataaatcaaaatgtggGCAAACATGACAATAGTTTCCATGGCGCTATCCCCCATGATGACTTGATACACCCTGTGGCTTTTACATGTATCATGTTCACGGGCACTGAATCGCCAAGTTTCAACATGAGAATGCCGAGCCCGTCTGATTGCAACGACGATTTATGTAGGTCTAATTCGTATGCATACTCTTCAGTTGGGGATAATTCAACCAGCATTTCCGGTCAAAGTGACATTGGATATAAACAAAGTCACACGAGTTCATCCTTTGGTGCAACAAGTAGTTCGCTTGGTACAACTCAGTCTGCTTTAACAACCTCTTCAAGTTTAAATGGCTCCTCATCTGATGTTTCATATTTTACCGATAGTGGAGTGATAAAACATGGAGAGGCAAAGCATGATATAAATAGCTTTGTTCAAAATGCACAAGGTTTAAATAATGCACTGAAACTCTCATTAAAACCGACTGGTTATACGCATAATATCAGCAATAAAGTTGTATCTCCGGAAAGTGGGTATTCGTCTGATAGTACAAACCCGACTTTCATCTCAATACCGGAATAA